A genome region from Variovorax paradoxus includes the following:
- the radC gene encoding RadC family protein has product MAFKDLPLDARPREKLIARGASALADAELLALLLRTGVAGQNVLQLAQQLLERFGGLSGLLHTGPEDLKAVKGMGGSTKRSELVAVLELARRAMSEKLRTRPVFDSPGAVKHYLQMHIGTRPHEVFAVVFLDAQHRMIALEEMFRGTLTQTSVYPREVVTRAIQHQAAAVVLSHNHPSGNIEPSRADESLTQTLRAALALVDVRVIDHIIVAPGCSFSMAEGGLL; this is encoded by the coding sequence ATGGCATTCAAGGATCTCCCTCTAGACGCCCGCCCGCGCGAAAAACTTATCGCACGCGGCGCCTCCGCACTGGCGGACGCCGAGCTGCTCGCCCTGCTCCTGCGCACCGGCGTGGCGGGCCAGAACGTGCTGCAGCTCGCGCAGCAGCTGCTCGAGCGATTCGGCGGCCTGTCGGGCCTGCTGCACACCGGCCCTGAAGATCTCAAGGCCGTCAAGGGCATGGGCGGCAGCACCAAGCGCTCCGAGCTCGTCGCCGTGCTCGAGCTCGCACGCCGCGCGATGAGCGAGAAACTCAGGACGCGCCCGGTGTTCGATTCGCCCGGCGCGGTCAAACATTACCTGCAGATGCACATCGGCACGCGCCCCCACGAAGTGTTCGCGGTGGTGTTCCTCGACGCGCAGCACCGCATGATTGCACTCGAGGAGATGTTCCGCGGCACGCTCACGCAGACCAGCGTCTATCCGCGCGAGGTCGTCACCCGCGCCATCCAGCACCAGGCCGCGGCCGTGGTGCTCTCGCACAACCACCCGAGCGGCAACATCGAGCCCTCGCGCGCCGACGAATCGCTCACGCAGACATTGCGCGCCGCGCTCGCGCTGGTCGACGTGCGCGTGATCGATCACATCATCGTGGCGCCCGGATGCAGTTTCTCGATGGCAGAGGGAGGGTTGCTCTGA
- a CDS encoding Smr/MutS family protein produces MASRPPSKAPSLKNLADLKQVQRTLAETREREAAEAAAKAAAERKRAAEKDLFARAIGATEPLRRKAVVPLAPEPPAPIPVQHQLDEQRVLRESLSDEFDVTTLLDVDDAMSFRRPGIGTDVTARLRKGDWAIQAQVDLHGLRSDEAREALGGFIRNAHKQGLRCVRVVHGKGLGSPGKQPVLKTKTQRWLIQKNEVIAFVQAKPAEGGAGALVVLLAPVRR; encoded by the coding sequence ATGGCGTCGCGGCCACCCTCCAAGGCGCCGTCGCTGAAGAACCTGGCGGATCTCAAGCAGGTGCAGCGCACGCTGGCCGAAACCCGCGAGCGTGAAGCGGCGGAGGCTGCCGCCAAGGCTGCGGCCGAACGCAAGCGCGCCGCCGAAAAGGACCTCTTCGCCCGCGCCATCGGCGCCACCGAGCCGTTGCGGCGCAAGGCCGTCGTGCCGCTCGCGCCCGAGCCTCCCGCGCCGATCCCGGTGCAGCACCAGCTCGACGAGCAGCGCGTGCTGCGCGAGTCGCTCTCCGACGAGTTCGACGTGACCACGCTGCTCGACGTGGACGACGCCATGAGCTTCCGCCGCCCCGGCATCGGCACCGACGTGACGGCGCGGCTGCGCAAGGGCGACTGGGCGATCCAGGCGCAGGTCGACTTGCACGGCCTGCGCAGCGACGAGGCGCGCGAGGCGCTCGGCGGCTTCATTCGCAACGCGCACAAGCAGGGCCTGCGCTGCGTGCGCGTGGTGCACGGCAAGGGGCTGGGCTCACCGGGCAAGCAACCGGTGCTGAAGACCAAGACGCAGCGCTGGCTGATCCAGAAGAACGAAGTGATCGCGTTCGTGCAGGCGAAGCCGGCCGAAGGCGGAGCCGGGGCGCTGGTGGTGCTGCTGGCCCCCGTGCGGCGCTGA
- a CDS encoding bifunctional 2',3'-cyclic-nucleotide 2'-phosphodiesterase/3'-nucleotidase, translated as MTTCAAVLAAVLSACGGGSGGGGNVVLPPVSPAPPVTPAPAPVQAGTRATVALLETTDLHFNVRSYDYFKLAEDKSYGYERTATLINAARKEFPNTVLLDNGDTIQGTALADYEALVNRIPCTQPLSIYKAMNATGYDAGTLGNHEFNYGLDFLNQVIGGGLDVDGVDGTKECAGPNFPMVLANVQSVKSGKPLLAPYTIVTKQFTATGPDGKAVTVPVKVGVIGFTTPGILNWDKRFLEGKVSTEGAVESATKYIPELRAQGADIVVALQHGGLDASPYSPTMESPGLYLSKVPGIDALMMGHQHGVFPDRGTNPGYKQAGVDNAAGTVNGVPAVMASSWGKAMGLIKLELVYDGKAWSVDKSKTFVEARSTQTGKDDAGKAIYVDADPTVAPLIETQHQAAITYVKTPIGSTDFRMNTYFADVGDPGAIQIVNQAQADYVKAYIQANLPQYASLPVLSVSAPFKSGYEGGRDYTDVAVGNLAIFNAADLYLYPNTVYAVKVTGAEIKAWLEAAAKRFNRIDPALTTDQQLISTFPGYNFDMFTTPDVQYEIDVTQVVGSRIRNLSYLGAPIDPVKEFVIATNNYRATSGASFIPALDGRATIYASPDANRDVLIDYIKTHKTITRAANGAERSWRFTKVTTAGNVVFTSGQGQLGAATDAGLANISLLTADDGSGKGRSVYRLDLGN; from the coding sequence ATGACCACCTGCGCCGCCGTGCTGGCTGCCGTGCTCTCGGCCTGCGGTGGCGGCAGCGGCGGCGGTGGCAACGTGGTGCTGCCGCCGGTGTCGCCCGCGCCGCCGGTCACGCCCGCCCCCGCGCCGGTACAAGCCGGCACGCGCGCCACGGTCGCGCTGCTCGAGACCACCGACCTGCACTTCAACGTGCGCAGCTACGACTACTTCAAGCTCGCCGAGGACAAGTCGTACGGCTACGAGCGCACCGCCACGCTGATCAACGCGGCGCGCAAGGAATTCCCGAACACGGTGCTGCTCGACAACGGCGACACGATCCAGGGCACTGCGCTGGCCGACTACGAAGCGCTGGTGAACCGCATTCCGTGCACGCAGCCGCTGTCGATCTACAAGGCCATGAATGCCACCGGCTACGACGCCGGCACGCTGGGCAACCACGAGTTCAACTACGGGCTCGACTTTCTCAACCAGGTGATCGGCGGCGGCCTCGACGTCGACGGCGTCGACGGCACCAAGGAGTGCGCCGGCCCGAACTTTCCGATGGTGCTGGCCAACGTGCAGAGCGTGAAGAGCGGCAAGCCGCTGCTGGCGCCCTACACCATCGTCACGAAGCAGTTCACTGCCACCGGACCCGACGGCAAGGCCGTGACGGTGCCGGTGAAGGTCGGCGTGATCGGCTTCACCACGCCCGGCATCCTGAACTGGGACAAGCGCTTCCTCGAAGGCAAGGTGAGCACCGAAGGCGCGGTCGAGTCGGCCACGAAGTACATCCCCGAGCTGCGCGCGCAGGGCGCCGACATCGTGGTGGCGCTGCAGCACGGCGGACTCGATGCCTCGCCGTACTCGCCGACGATGGAAAGCCCCGGCCTGTACCTGTCGAAGGTCCCGGGCATCGACGCTCTGATGATGGGGCACCAGCACGGCGTGTTCCCCGATCGCGGCACCAACCCTGGCTACAAGCAGGCCGGCGTGGACAACGCGGCGGGCACCGTGAACGGCGTGCCGGCCGTCATGGCCAGCTCGTGGGGCAAGGCGATGGGCCTCATCAAGCTGGAGCTCGTGTACGACGGCAAGGCCTGGAGCGTGGACAAGAGCAAGACCTTCGTCGAGGCGCGCTCCACGCAGACGGGCAAGGACGACGCGGGCAAGGCCATCTACGTCGATGCCGACCCGACGGTCGCACCGCTGATCGAAACGCAGCACCAGGCCGCCATCACGTATGTGAAGACGCCCATCGGCAGCACCGACTTCCGCATGAACACCTACTTCGCGGACGTGGGCGACCCGGGCGCGATCCAGATTGTGAACCAGGCGCAGGCGGACTATGTGAAGGCCTATATCCAGGCCAACCTGCCGCAGTACGCGAGCCTGCCGGTGCTGTCGGTGAGCGCGCCGTTCAAGTCGGGCTACGAAGGCGGACGCGACTACACCGACGTGGCCGTGGGCAACCTGGCGATCTTCAACGCAGCCGACCTTTACCTGTACCCGAACACGGTGTACGCGGTGAAGGTGACGGGTGCGGAAATCAAGGCCTGGCTCGAAGCGGCCGCCAAGCGCTTCAACCGCATCGACCCGGCGCTCACCACCGACCAGCAGCTGATCAGCACCTTCCCGGGCTACAACTTCGACATGTTCACCACGCCCGACGTGCAGTACGAGATCGACGTGACGCAGGTCGTGGGCAGCCGCATCAGGAACCTGTCGTACCTGGGCGCGCCGATCGACCCGGTGAAGGAGTTCGTCATCGCGACGAACAACTACCGCGCGACGAGCGGCGCGAGCTTCATCCCGGCACTGGACGGACGCGCGACGATCTATGCATCGCCCGATGCGAACCGCGACGTGCTGATCGACTACATCAAGACCCACAAGACCATCACCCGGGCCGCCAATGGCGCGGAGCGCAGCTGGCGCTTCACGAAGGTGACGACAGCGGGCAACGTGGTGTTCACGTCGGGGCAGGGGCAACTGGGCGCCGCGACGGACGCGGGCTTGGCGAACATCTCGCTGCTGACCGCGGACGACGGCAGCGGCAAGGGACGCTCGGTCTACAGGCTCGATCTGGGCAATTAG
- a CDS encoding NAD(P)/FAD-dependent oxidoreductase, which produces MNSIVIIGGGHAAAQLCAGLAEAGQGARVHLVCEEACEPYHRPPLSKAFLKSAEETTQPHKAADWYREAGITLHLGDAAMVIDREAHTVTLRSGAVLPWQQLVLATGTRARQMPELQAGLENVASLRAADEAHRLRSRLAAAENVTVLGGGFIGLEVAATAKALGKSVQVIESAPRLLGRAVSPDLSAHVLATHRANGIDIVLGAQTGAFEVAGERLLSVQVNGVKQPVDLLLLGIGAVPETALAQAAGIECADGIVVDEHMRTSAPDVLAVGDCTRFPDRRAGRALRLESVQNANDQARTAVATLTDAARAHDAVAWFWSDQGSMRLQMAGLMPAEGTPGLVSVRRAGPKPDAFSLFHYVDGQLVCVESVNAPVDHMMSRKLLEAGRNPDAAAVADASIPLKNHLS; this is translated from the coding sequence ATGAATTCCATCGTCATCATCGGCGGCGGCCATGCCGCTGCGCAGCTGTGTGCCGGCCTGGCTGAAGCGGGGCAGGGGGCGCGCGTGCACCTCGTCTGCGAGGAAGCGTGCGAGCCGTACCACCGGCCGCCCCTTTCAAAGGCGTTCCTGAAGAGCGCAGAGGAAACGACGCAGCCTCACAAGGCGGCCGACTGGTATCGCGAAGCGGGCATCACGCTGCACCTGGGCGACGCGGCCATGGTCATCGACCGCGAGGCGCACACCGTCACGCTGCGTTCGGGCGCGGTGCTGCCGTGGCAGCAACTGGTGCTGGCCACCGGCACGCGCGCGCGGCAGATGCCCGAGCTGCAGGCCGGCCTCGAGAACGTGGCGAGCCTGCGCGCGGCCGACGAGGCGCATCGCCTGCGCTCGCGGCTGGCTGCGGCCGAGAACGTCACCGTGCTCGGCGGCGGCTTCATCGGGCTCGAGGTGGCCGCCACCGCCAAGGCACTCGGCAAGTCGGTGCAGGTGATCGAGAGCGCGCCGCGCCTGCTGGGGCGCGCCGTGTCGCCCGACCTGTCGGCGCACGTGCTTGCCACGCACCGTGCGAATGGCATCGACATCGTGCTCGGCGCGCAGACCGGTGCCTTCGAGGTGGCGGGCGAACGGCTGCTGTCGGTGCAGGTCAATGGCGTGAAGCAGCCGGTGGACCTGCTGCTGCTGGGCATCGGAGCGGTGCCCGAGACCGCGCTCGCGCAGGCGGCCGGCATCGAGTGCGCCGACGGCATCGTGGTCGACGAACACATGCGCACGAGCGCGCCCGACGTGCTCGCGGTGGGCGACTGCACGCGCTTTCCCGATCGCCGCGCGGGACGCGCGCTGCGGCTCGAGTCGGTGCAGAACGCCAACGACCAGGCCCGCACGGCCGTGGCCACGTTGACCGATGCCGCGCGCGCGCACGACGCGGTGGCGTGGTTCTGGTCGGACCAGGGCAGCATGCGCCTGCAGATGGCGGGCCTGATGCCGGCCGAAGGCACGCCGGGGCTCGTCAGCGTGCGCCGCGCGGGGCCGAAGCCCGATGCGTTCTCGCTGTTCCACTATGTCGACGGACAGCTTGTTTGCGTGGAGTCGGTGAACGCGCCGGTCGACCACATGATGAGCCGCAAGCTGCTCGAAGCAGGGCGCAACCCCGACGCCGCGGCAGTGGCGGACGCATCCATACCACTAAAGAATCACCTTTCGTAA
- a CDS encoding group II truncated hemoglobin, with the protein MQIQEKPPAGTPFDWIGGEPKVEALVERFYDLMDLEPAYAQLRAVHGTSLDNARQRLFWFLCGWLGGPQHYTDRFGHPMLRARHLPQSIGGHTIGIKERDQWLACMDQAMGETGVPEDLRARLRDSFFKTADWMRS; encoded by the coding sequence ATGCAGATTCAAGAAAAGCCGCCCGCCGGCACGCCGTTCGACTGGATCGGCGGCGAACCGAAGGTGGAGGCGCTGGTCGAGCGCTTCTACGACCTGATGGACCTCGAGCCGGCCTATGCGCAACTTCGCGCGGTGCATGGCACCAGCTTGGACAACGCGCGCCAGCGCCTGTTCTGGTTTCTGTGCGGCTGGCTCGGCGGGCCGCAGCACTACACCGACCGCTTCGGCCATCCGATGCTGCGCGCGCGCCACCTGCCGCAGAGCATCGGCGGCCACACCATCGGCATCAAGGAGCGCGACCAGTGGCTGGCCTGCATGGACCAGGCCATGGGCGAGACGGGCGTACCCGAGGACTTGCGCGCGCGCCTGCGCGACTCCTTCTTCAAGACCGCCGACTGGATGCGGTCATAG
- the fabV gene encoding enoyl-ACP reductase FabV: protein MIIKPRVRGFICVTTHPAGCEANVRQQIDYVKARPPIAGGPKKVLVIGASTGYGLAARITAAFGCGADTLGVFFERVGTENRPGSPGWYNTAAFHRAAAEEGRYAKSINGDGFSDEVKQLTIDAIRADLGQVDLVVYSLAAPRRTHPKTGQVFNSVLKPIGKSVSLRGLDTDNAVVKESVLEPATQEEIDNTVAVMGGEDWQMWIDALQQAGVLADGAKTTAFTYLGEQITHDIYWNGSIGAAKKDLDEKVLGIRAKLAAKGGDARVSVLKAVVTQASSAIPMMPLYLSLLFKVMKAQGTHEGCIEQVHGLYAESLYGSAPHLDEEGRLRADHKELSPQVQSRVQELWPQVTDGNLDAISDFAGYRTEFLRLFGFAVEGVDYEADVNPDVGIPNLVQA, encoded by the coding sequence ATGATCATCAAACCGCGCGTGCGCGGCTTCATCTGCGTCACGACCCATCCCGCGGGCTGCGAAGCCAACGTCCGTCAGCAGATCGACTACGTCAAGGCCCGGCCGCCCATCGCAGGCGGCCCGAAGAAAGTGCTGGTCATCGGTGCGTCTACCGGCTACGGCCTGGCCGCGCGCATCACCGCGGCCTTCGGCTGCGGCGCCGACACGCTGGGCGTGTTCTTCGAGCGCGTAGGCACCGAGAACCGCCCGGGCTCGCCCGGCTGGTACAACACCGCCGCCTTCCATCGCGCCGCTGCAGAAGAGGGCCGCTATGCGAAGAGCATCAACGGCGACGGCTTCTCTGACGAGGTCAAGCAGCTCACCATCGACGCCATCCGTGCCGACCTCGGGCAGGTCGACCTCGTGGTCTACAGCCTGGCCGCGCCGCGGCGCACCCACCCGAAGACGGGACAGGTCTTCAACTCGGTGCTCAAGCCCATCGGCAAGTCCGTGAGCCTGCGCGGTCTCGACACCGACAACGCGGTGGTGAAGGAGTCGGTGCTCGAGCCCGCAACGCAGGAAGAGATCGACAACACGGTGGCCGTGATGGGCGGCGAGGACTGGCAGATGTGGATCGACGCGCTGCAGCAGGCCGGCGTGCTGGCCGATGGGGCGAAGACCACGGCCTTCACCTACCTGGGCGAGCAGATCACGCACGACATCTACTGGAACGGCTCCATCGGCGCCGCCAAGAAGGACCTGGACGAGAAGGTGCTGGGCATTCGTGCGAAGCTGGCCGCGAAGGGCGGCGACGCGCGCGTGTCGGTGCTGAAGGCGGTTGTCACGCAGGCCAGCTCGGCCATTCCGATGATGCCGCTGTACCTGTCGCTGCTGTTCAAGGTGATGAAGGCGCAGGGCACGCACGAAGGCTGCATCGAGCAGGTGCACGGCCTGTATGCCGAGAGCCTGTATGGCAGCGCGCCGCACCTCGACGAAGAGGGCCGGCTGCGCGCCGACCACAAGGAGCTGTCGCCGCAGGTGCAGTCGCGCGTGCAGGAACTCTGGCCGCAGGTGACCGACGGAAACCTCGACGCCATCAGCGATTTCGCGGGATACAGGACCGAATTTCTGAGGCTCTTCGGCTTCGCGGTCGAAGGCGTGGACTACGAGGCCGACGTGAATCCCGACGTGGGCATTCCGAACCTCGTGCAGGCCTGA
- a CDS encoding ABC transporter substrate-binding protein, which yields MRLNIIAAALAASTLLLGTAAHADQLADVKKKGELVVGVLGTDEPATFVDPKTRQIVGYEVDLVNAIAKKIGVKPVLKQIAVAARIPELQQGHVDLVAAGLTHNKEREAQIDFSLTTFVTGQKAIVKKDSGITEVPQLAGKKVLTIRGGTQEPNIRKAVPNVEVVTFDTSQQAFQALQQGKGVGYVDDEAALLRSYAKLGPQKAQYVVLKQNLSTEALAIGIKKGESGLKAVVDDTLRELEKSGEAEKIFIKWYGPNTASGFQTRDFKLESDKID from the coding sequence ATGCGCTTGAATATCATTGCCGCGGCCCTGGCCGCTTCCACCCTGCTGCTCGGCACGGCCGCACATGCCGACCAGCTGGCCGACGTCAAGAAAAAGGGCGAACTGGTCGTCGGCGTGCTCGGCACGGACGAGCCCGCGACGTTCGTCGATCCCAAGACGCGCCAGATCGTCGGCTACGAAGTGGACCTGGTGAACGCCATCGCGAAGAAGATCGGCGTGAAGCCGGTGCTCAAGCAGATCGCGGTGGCAGCGCGCATTCCCGAGCTGCAGCAGGGCCACGTGGACCTGGTGGCCGCGGGCCTCACCCACAACAAGGAGCGCGAGGCGCAGATCGACTTCTCGCTCACCACCTTCGTGACCGGCCAGAAGGCCATCGTGAAGAAGGACAGCGGCATCACCGAAGTGCCACAGCTCGCAGGCAAGAAGGTGCTGACCATCCGCGGCGGCACGCAGGAACCGAACATCCGCAAGGCCGTGCCCAACGTCGAGGTCGTGACCTTCGACACCAGCCAGCAGGCCTTCCAGGCGCTGCAGCAGGGCAAGGGCGTGGGCTACGTGGACGATGAGGCCGCGCTGCTGCGCAGCTACGCCAAGCTGGGCCCGCAGAAGGCGCAGTACGTGGTCCTCAAGCAGAACCTGAGCACCGAGGCGCTGGCCATCGGCATCAAGAAGGGTGAGAGCGGCCTGAAGGCGGTGGTGGACGACACGCTGCGCGAGCTCGAGAAGTCGGGCGAGGCCGAGAAGATCTTCATCAAATGGTATGGCCCGAACACGGCCTCGGGCTTCCAGACGCGCGACTTCAAGCTCGAAAGCGACAAGATCGACTGA
- a CDS encoding amino acid ABC transporter permease: protein MPLFDYSLLLTGKYHDMLVAGLLLSLQLLAASLVLALPIALVVALLRLSPFAPLRWLGFAYVESIRNIPLLAHMLFWYFGAPELLPDGIKQWLYEGHIEAYSAIIALALYTAAFMAEDIRSGIRAIPAVQFEAGRAMGFSYLATMRRVVLPQALRVTIPPLISQTLSLWKNTSIATVIGVAELMYQAGQVESATFRSFESFAFASAAYLTVSLAITGLATWYHHRYPVRTV from the coding sequence ATGCCCCTGTTCGACTATTCCTTGCTGCTCACCGGCAAGTACCACGACATGCTGGTCGCGGGCCTGCTGCTGTCGCTGCAGCTGCTCGCGGCTTCGCTGGTGCTGGCGCTGCCCATTGCGCTGGTGGTGGCGCTGCTTCGGCTGTCGCCCTTCGCGCCGCTGCGCTGGCTCGGCTTCGCGTATGTCGAGTCGATCCGGAACATCCCGCTGCTCGCGCACATGCTGTTCTGGTACTTCGGCGCGCCCGAGCTGCTGCCCGACGGCATCAAGCAGTGGCTCTACGAGGGTCACATCGAGGCCTACAGCGCGATCATCGCGCTCGCGCTGTACACGGCGGCCTTCATGGCGGAGGACATCCGAAGCGGCATCCGCGCGATTCCCGCCGTGCAGTTCGAAGCGGGCCGCGCGATGGGCTTCAGCTACCTCGCCACCATGCGCCGCGTGGTGCTGCCGCAGGCGCTGCGCGTGACCATCCCGCCGCTCATCTCGCAGACGCTGAGCCTGTGGAAGAACACCTCCATCGCCACGGTGATCGGCGTGGCGGAGCTGATGTACCAGGCCGGCCAGGTCGAGAGCGCGACCTTCCGCAGCTTCGAGTCCTTTGCGTTCGCGAGCGCGGCCTACCTCACGGTGTCGCTGGCGATCACGGGGCTGGCGACCTGGTATCACCACCGTTATCCGGTGCGGACGGTATGA
- a CDS encoding amino acid ABC transporter permease, whose protein sequence is MLQIINDYWVYFLIGQYPNGPLGGLVLTLLLASCGLVLALPLGIVLGLARVSPWRWLRWPVTGFVFVVRGLPLLMVIFWAYFFLPSVTGVKTDQFTTMLIALVVFDAAYLAEIVRAGIQGLPRGQMETARALGLGYGRAMRLVVLPQALRSMLPSLVNQFVSTIKETSLGYIIGLAEVSFIATQINTQVFTKPAQIYLILGGTYFILCFGLSRFAYWLERRLARRGISTASAKVSA, encoded by the coding sequence ATGCTGCAGATCATCAACGACTACTGGGTCTACTTCCTCATCGGGCAGTACCCCAACGGGCCGCTCGGCGGGCTGGTGCTCACGCTGCTGCTGGCCTCCTGCGGACTGGTACTGGCGCTGCCGCTGGGCATCGTGCTCGGGCTGGCGCGCGTCAGCCCGTGGCGCTGGCTGCGCTGGCCGGTCACGGGTTTCGTGTTCGTGGTGCGCGGGCTGCCGCTGCTCATGGTGATCTTCTGGGCCTACTTCTTCCTGCCCAGCGTCACCGGAGTGAAGACCGACCAGTTCACCACGATGCTGATCGCGCTGGTGGTGTTCGACGCAGCCTACCTCGCCGAGATCGTGCGCGCCGGCATTCAGGGCCTGCCGCGCGGGCAGATGGAAACCGCCCGCGCGCTGGGCCTGGGCTACGGCCGCGCGATGCGCCTCGTGGTGCTCCCGCAGGCGCTGCGCAGCATGCTGCCCTCGCTGGTGAACCAGTTCGTCTCGACCATCAAGGAGACCTCGCTGGGCTACATCATCGGACTGGCCGAGGTGTCGTTCATCGCGACGCAGATCAACACGCAGGTGTTCACCAAGCCCGCGCAGATCTACCTGATCCTGGGTGGCACGTATTTCATTCTCTGCTTCGGCCTGTCACGCTTCGCCTACTGGCTGGAGCGCCGGCTCGCGCGCCGCGGCATCTCCACAGCCAGCGCCAAGGTGTCCGCATGA
- a CDS encoding amino acid ABC transporter ATP-binding protein, producing the protein MIELEKVNKWYGSYHALVDISETIHKGEVVVVCGPSGSGKSTLIRTFNRLEPIQSGRIVVDGQDIHASGLDVNAFRSRIGFVFQQFNLFPHLTVLQNCTMAPMQLRGLSRKEADERAMALLQRVGLANKADAWPSELSGGQQQRVAIARALAMQPPLMLFDEPTSALDPEMVGEVLLVMRDLTRDGMTMVCVTHEMGFAREVADRVLFMDEGKVLERATPDDFFNRPQHPRAQQFLSDIRSPFARDA; encoded by the coding sequence ATGATCGAACTCGAAAAAGTCAACAAGTGGTACGGCAGCTACCACGCGCTGGTCGACATCAGCGAGACCATCCACAAGGGCGAGGTCGTCGTGGTGTGCGGGCCCTCGGGCTCGGGCAAGTCGACGCTCATCCGCACCTTCAATCGCCTGGAGCCGATCCAGTCGGGCCGCATCGTGGTCGACGGCCAGGACATCCATGCGAGCGGCCTCGACGTGAACGCCTTCCGCTCGCGCATCGGCTTCGTGTTCCAGCAGTTCAACCTGTTTCCGCATCTCACGGTGCTGCAGAACTGCACGATGGCGCCGATGCAGCTGCGCGGCCTGTCGCGCAAGGAGGCCGACGAGCGCGCGATGGCGCTTCTGCAGCGCGTGGGCCTGGCGAACAAGGCCGACGCGTGGCCCAGCGAGCTGTCGGGCGGCCAGCAGCAGCGCGTGGCCATTGCGCGCGCGCTGGCCATGCAGCCGCCGCTGATGCTGTTCGACGAGCCCACCAGCGCGCTCGACCCCGAGATGGTCGGCGAGGTGCTGCTGGTGATGCGCGACCTCACGCGCGACGGCATGACCATGGTCTGCGTGACGCACGAGATGGGCTTTGCGCGCGAGGTGGCCGACCGCGTGCTGTTCATGGACGAGGGCAAGGTGCTCGAGCGCGCCACGCCCGACGACTTCTTCAACCGGCCGCAGCATCCGCGCGCGCAGCAGTTCCTGTCCGACATCCGATCGCCTTTCGCACGAGACGCATGA
- a CDS encoding isopenicillin N synthase family dioxygenase yields MTDSSLPLIDVAPLVAGSAGRDAVAAQIGAACRAHGFFYVTGHGVAPALVKRLEALSHFFFELPEETKMQWRMALGGRAWRGYFPLGGELTSGRPDWKEGLYLGTELPATHPLVQAKTPVHGPNLFPDVPGFRETILDYMTAVTQLGHRLMEGIALSLGLPAGYFAERYTADPLILFRLFNYPTQSVPEGLDVQWGVGEHTDYGLLTILHQDHIGGLAVHTPGGWIDAPPVAGSFVCNIGDMLDRMTGGLYKSTPHRVKRNTSGHDRLSFPLFFDPNFEARVQRIEGLAGAEARDDSSERWDRANVHAFSGRYGDYLLAKVSKVFPQLRDEVL; encoded by the coding sequence ATGACCGATTCATCCCTCCCCCTGATCGACGTGGCCCCGCTGGTGGCGGGCTCGGCCGGGCGCGACGCCGTAGCGGCGCAGATCGGCGCCGCTTGCCGTGCGCACGGCTTCTTCTACGTGACCGGCCACGGCGTGGCCCCGGCGCTGGTGAAGCGGCTCGAAGCCCTGAGCCATTTCTTCTTCGAGTTGCCCGAGGAAACCAAGATGCAGTGGCGCATGGCGCTCGGCGGGCGCGCCTGGCGCGGCTACTTCCCGCTCGGCGGCGAACTGACCTCGGGCCGGCCCGACTGGAAGGAAGGCCTCTACCTCGGCACCGAACTGCCCGCCACACATCCGCTGGTGCAGGCGAAAACGCCGGTGCACGGACCGAACCTGTTCCCGGACGTGCCGGGCTTTCGCGAGACCATCCTCGACTACATGACAGCCGTCACGCAACTGGGCCACCGGCTGATGGAAGGCATCGCGCTGAGCCTTGGCCTGCCGGCCGGCTACTTCGCCGAGCGCTACACGGCCGACCCGCTGATCCTGTTCCGCCTGTTCAACTACCCGACGCAGTCCGTGCCCGAAGGCCTCGACGTGCAATGGGGCGTGGGCGAGCACACCGACTACGGGCTGCTGACGATCCTGCACCAGGACCACATCGGCGGCCTCGCCGTGCACACGCCGGGCGGCTGGATCGACGCGCCGCCGGTGGCCGGTTCGTTCGTCTGCAACATCGGCGACATGCTCGACCGCATGACCGGCGGGCTCTACAAGTCGACGCCGCATCGCGTGAAGCGCAACACCTCGGGGCACGACCGGCTGTCGTTTCCGCTCTTCTTCGATCCGAACTTCGAGGCGCGCGTGCAGCGCATCGAAGGGCTGGCGGGCGCGGAAGCGCGGGACGACAGTTCCGAACGCTGGGACCGTGCCAATGTGCACGCGTTCAGCGGCCGCTACGGCGACTACCTGCTGGCAAAAGTCTCGAAGGTGTTTCCGCAGTTGCGCGACGAAGTGCTCTGA